Proteins from one Hemicordylus capensis ecotype Gifberg chromosome 7, rHemCap1.1.pri, whole genome shotgun sequence genomic window:
- the LOC128332781 gene encoding uncharacterized protein LOC128332781 has translation MLLVAWLVHPSQNIRYLSERGLLHIYGKLKAAKKPQDFSAGILGGLRTSSLDATLGVLAFMERLRHCPSEHQATVNAVLAALCRPLFHHEEAKIRRAAMRTHLDLLQHRHHHHEGTEENITTLIAVLMHVEDEDLEVAQAAKDNLSLLAEALLWHLEGKLLARDSYSLQELLHKIAKRLIRQLGTEDAVEMEATKILGFFRSEQPSVRRTAALLIGHLVHKKGSILTEGNIETFHAALESLLGDHDPEVGRVACKTEKIVKKAFSLHSRHGLWAAVRRLWAGCKKKRHPPEYGDLST, from the exons atgctcctggtagcgtggctagtccaccccagccagaacatccgctacctgagcgaaaggggtcttctccacatttatggaaagctgaaggca gcgaagaaaccccaggattttagtgctgggatcctgggagggctcaggacctccagtctggatgccactttgggggtcctggccttcatggagcggctgaggcactgtccatcagaacaccaggccacggtgaatgctgtcctggctgccctgtgccgccctctcttccaccac gaggaggctaagatccgaagggcagccatgaggacccacctggatctcctgcagcaccgccaccaccatcatgagggtacagaggagaacatcacgaccctcatcgcggtgctgatgcatgtggaggatgaggacctggaggtagcacag gctgcgaaggacaatctgagcctcctggcggaagccctcctatggcacctggagggcaagctgctggcgcgggattcttacagcctgcaggagctgctccacaagatcgccaagcgtctg attcggcagctcggcacagaggacgccgtggagatggaggccaccaagatcctgggcttcttccgcagcgagcagccttcagtgaggagaacggctgccctgctgatcg gtcacctggtccacaaaaagggcagcatcctcactgaagggaacatagagaccttccatgctg cgctggagagcttgcttggcgaccatgaccccgaggtcgggagagttgcctgcaagacagagaagatcgtgaagaaggccttttccctccactcccggcacgggctgtgggctgccgttcggcgcttgtgggcgggctgtaagaagaagagacacccgccagagtacggtgatctctccacctga